The following DNA comes from Pantoea phytobeneficialis.
GGGTGTGGTACCGGTGGAAAAAACGTCCGGGAGCTCAGTCAGGGGGCGTGCGCGGATGTCAAAAACAGGCCCGGCAGACGTAAGGGCGAAACTGTATATGGCGGCGATCGTAGCGATCAGGTGGAATGCCCCGGCGAAGGCGCTGTACCAGAGGCTAATCGCGAAGGGCAAAGCCAGCAAGGCCGCGCTTGGAGCGGTGATGCGCAAGCTGGTTCATCAGTGCTTCGGGGTGCTGAAAACGCGGATGAAGTGGGATGAAAATTACGCAGCTACCGCTTGACGTTCAAGACGGTAGCTACTAAGTCAAAATCCGGCAAATCTTATGCAAACACGGCAGTTGGAACACTGCCGTCCCCATCTTACCCTCCTTTTAATGTTAAACATCAAAAGGAACGGCCATGCACACGCGACGTCTATTGCTGGCAGGAGCATTGCTGCTCACTGCCCTTTTCTCTTTGACCACCCAGGCAGAAGAAACCTTACGTATCGGCTATCAAAAATCGTCAACCCTGCTGACGCTGATCAAACAGCGGGGTGATTTGGACAAGACGCTGGCCGATCAGGGGATAAAAGTCAGCTGGCACGAGTTTTCCAGCGGTCTGCCGCTGCTTGAAGCACTGAATCTGAATAACGTCGATCTCTCTGCCGACGTAGCCGATACTGTGCCGGTGTTCGCTCAGGCCGCAGGAGCCGATCTTACCTATTACGCGCGAGAAACGCCGTCACCCACGGCGCAGGCCATTCTGGTTCCCGCCAACTCGCCGATTAAAACGTTGCAGGATCTGAAAGGCAAAAAGATCGCAGTGACTAAAGCGGCAGGCAGCCATTACCTGTTGATCGCCGCCTTACAAAAGGCCGGGCTGTCATTCAGCGATGTTAACACCGCCTGGCTGACACCGGCTGACGGGCGCGCGGCACTGGAAAATGGCAGCGTTGATGCCTGGGTAAGCTGGGAACCTTACGTCACCAGCGCGAAGGTAGAGCAGCACGCGCGCGTGTTGGTAAGCGGCAAAGGTCTGGCGAGCTATCAACGCTACTATCTGGTTTCGACGCCTTACGCTAAAGCGCATTCTCAGGTACTGAACACGGTATTTAACGCCCTGCATCAGGAAGCGGCATGGCTGAAAGCCCACCCTGCGGCAGCGGCAAAAATCCTGTCACCGTTATGGGGGAATCTTCCCGTCGCGACCGTGGAGCAGGCCAATGCTCAGCGCAGCTACCAGATTGAACCGGTGAAAAGCAGCGACCTGAGCGAACAGCAGAAGATTGCCGATGCGTTTTATGCTGCGAAACTGCTGCCAAAACGAATTGATGCGCAGGATGTGGGGACATGGCAGCCGGGTAAGCCGTAATGTCTCAATTTTTTTGATAAGTTGACCACGATAAAATGGATTAATCACACCACCTATTACAATGCACTTGCATTGCACAATGCAAGTGCATTACTATGCATGGAAACAGTCAACGTTTCTGCGAATAGCTCGTGGCCTGATATTGAGTGAGAAGGAGCCAGGAAAATGATGATCAATTTAAATATTGCAGACGTCTCTCTGCGCGCAGAGTCCCGTCTCACGGAACGCAGTCAGACCACCATCCCCGCAGCAATTCGCGATGCATTGCACCTGAAGCCGGGGGAATTTATTGCGTATTCCCTGCTACCGGGCGGCAAAGTCATTATGTCCCGCCAGGAAGAAGAAGAAGCTGACCCAGTGGTATCTCAGTTTCTCGCGTTTCTCGAAAACGACATGAAGAAGAACCCGCATCATATCCAGCCAGTGCCAGCGGCATTTTGGACAGGGATTCAAGAATTGACCGCTGGAGTAGAAGTCGATTTAGACGCTCCGCTTACGGATGACTAAGCTGGAGGCTACATGGAATGTTTAGAAATTAATGGATGGAAGATCTACTTTCATGCGTGTTTTCTCTCGCAGTTGACAGACCTGGCGAAAGAAGTTCAAAAATTAAAAACGTCGAAACCGGACGAGTACAAGAAAAAGAAAGAAACTAAGTTACTTGCAGCAATTGAACGTGTGATTACTCAGGTCATTGCTGCTGATCCTCGCGACGCGCAATTTCGCCAAGGGGACACCCTTGGGCCGGCTCATAAACACTGGTTTCGCGCAAAATTTATGCAGCAATTTCGACTGTTCTTTCGCTTCAGCGAGCAACATAAGATGATCATCATTGGCTGGGTGAATGATTTTAATACCCTTCGTGCCTACGAATCGAAAACTGATGCTTATAAAGTTTTTGAAGGTATGCTAAACGCGGGTGAGCCGCCTGATGACTGGGACGCGCTATGTAAACAGGCTCAGCTAGCCACAAAGGCTCTACCGGAAGATGTCTTTAAATTGCCTTAGTCTTGGCAAAAGCCACTGCATGCCAGTGGCTCTTCTTATCTCTCCTCCCCACAATAACCCACATACGGTTCTAAGACGTGGCAGCAACTGAAACACCGATCTCGCTGATCGCCAGTTCCGGGTATTGCTGCATCCGTTTAACGGCGTCGTCATAACGCGGCATTGAGTTCGCTGCCCCGGCACGTTCGACACACACCGAGGCGTACGCCGAAGCGAACAGCGCCGCCTGCTCCAGCGGTTCTCCGGCCGCCAGCCGCGCCGCCAGTGCGCCATTAAAGGAATCCCCCGCGCCAGTGCTGTCCACCGGTTGCGCCGGAAAGACCGGCACCAGCAACATCCGTTCACCGGTTGAGAGCAGCGCGCCCTGGATACCGAGGGTGATGATCAACTGACGCACCCCTTTGCCGTGCAGGATCTGCGCCGCCACCTGTGCTGAAGCCAGGTCGGTCACTTTGGTGTTGGTCAGTTGGCCGGCTTCCGTGCTGTTCGGCGTGAGCAGGTCAACATGACGCAGAAAGGCATCGCTCACCTTTTGCCACGGGGCCGGGTTCACAATCACATAGGTTCCCGCCTGACGGGCGTTATCCACCATGCGTTGAATGGCGCTCAGGTTGTTTTCGAGTTGCACCAGCAAAATGTCAGCGGCCGCCACCGTAGGCTGGCAACGGTTCACCTCCGCCGCAGTGACCATCAGGTTGGCACCGGGATAAACCGAGATCATGTTTTCGGCATCATCACCGGCTACGTAGATCATCGCGTTACCGGTCGGTTTTTCTTTGCAGGTGAACAACGTGATGGCGTCAAAGCCGGTCTTCTCGAGATGGCGACGGGCGAACAGACCGAAGTCGTCATTACCGACCTTGCCGATGTAGTGCAC
Coding sequences within:
- a CDS encoding transposase — encoded protein: GVVPVEKTSGSSVRGRARMSKTGPADVRAKLYMAAIVAIRWNAPAKALYQRLIAKGKASKAALGAVMRKLVHQCFGVLKTRMKWDENYAATA
- a CDS encoding aliphatic sulfonate ABC transporter substrate-binding protein, which encodes MHTRRLLLAGALLLTALFSLTTQAEETLRIGYQKSSTLLTLIKQRGDLDKTLADQGIKVSWHEFSSGLPLLEALNLNNVDLSADVADTVPVFAQAAGADLTYYARETPSPTAQAILVPANSPIKTLQDLKGKKIAVTKAAGSHYLLIAALQKAGLSFSDVNTAWLTPADGRAALENGSVDAWVSWEPYVTSAKVEQHARVLVSGKGLASYQRYYLVSTPYAKAHSQVLNTVFNALHQEAAWLKAHPAAAAKILSPLWGNLPVATVEQANAQRSYQIEPVKSSDLSEQQKIADAFYAAKLLPKRIDAQDVGTWQPGKP
- a CDS encoding type II toxin-antitoxin system PrlF family antitoxin; translation: MINLNIADVSLRAESRLTERSQTTIPAAIRDALHLKPGEFIAYSLLPGGKVIMSRQEEEEADPVVSQFLAFLENDMKKNPHHIQPVPAAFWTGIQELTAGVEVDLDAPLTDD
- a CDS encoding type II toxin-antitoxin system YhaV family toxin, whose amino-acid sequence is MECLEINGWKIYFHACFLSQLTDLAKEVQKLKTSKPDEYKKKKETKLLAAIERVITQVIAADPRDAQFRQGDTLGPAHKHWFRAKFMQQFRLFFRFSEQHKMIIIGWVNDFNTLRAYESKTDAYKVFEGMLNAGEPPDDWDALCKQAQLATKALPEDVFKLP
- a CDS encoding ribokinase, encoding MKGKVCVFGSFNLDIVTKMSRFPQPGESLVAHSSMMGPGGKGSNQATAALRAGARVHYIGKVGNDDFGLFARRHLEKTGFDAITLFTCKEKPTGNAMIYVAGDDAENMISVYPGANLMVTAAEVNRCQPTVAAADILLVQLENNLSAIQRMVDNARQAGTYVIVNPAPWQKVSDAFLRHVDLLTPNSTEAGQLTNTKVTDLASAQVAAQILHGKGVRQLIITLGIQGALLSTGERMLLVPVFPAQPVDSTGAGDSFNGALAARLAAGEPLEQAALFASAYASVCVERAGAANSMPRYDDAVKRMQQYPELAISEIGVSVAATS